GCCGGTCCACCTTCTCGCCGAGCGTCCCCTCGCCGCGAACCGTTCGCGTCAGCTCTTCCTCGGGCACGAGATTTGAGAGGCCGTCGCTGCACAGCAGCAGCATGTCGCCCGGCTTCCACTGCACGTACGACAGGTCGACGTCCACGTCGGCCTCGGTGCCGAGCGCCCTAGTGATGACGTTCCGCCGCGGATGCACCGCCGCCTCGTCCGGGGTCAACTGGCCGGTTTTGACCAATTCGTTGACGAGCGTATGGTCTTCGGTGATTTGCGCAAACTGCTCATGATTAATGTAATAGGCCCGCGAATCGCCGATGTGCCCGATCAGCACCCGGGATTCGTTCGCAAGCGCCACCGTCACCGTCGTCCCCATCCCCCGGTAATGCTCCTTGCCCGACGCGACCTCGAACACCTTCGCGTTCGCCTCGCGGATCGCTTCGACGAGCCGCGCTTCGCGCTCCGCCTCGTCCGGTTCGCCTTCGATGCGGCTTAACGCCTCCTCGACGAGCTCGATCGTAATTTGGCTCGCCGTGTCCCCGGCTTGATGCCCGCCCATGCCGTCGGCGACGATGGCGAGCGTGCAGCCCGCCACCCCGTCTCTTACGACGACCCGATCCTCGTTCACGGCGCGGACGCGGCCCACGTCGGATTTATATGCAGCTTTCAGCATGTCA
The window above is part of the Paenibacillus sp. genome. Proteins encoded here:
- a CDS encoding Stp1/IreP family PP2C-type Ser/Thr phosphatase, which translates into the protein MLKAAYKSDVGRVRAVNEDRVVVRDGVAGCTLAIVADGMGGHQAGDTASQITIELVEEALSRIEGEPDEAEREARLVEAIREANAKVFEVASGKEHYRGMGTTVTVALANESRVLIGHIGDSRAYYINHEQFAQITEDHTLVNELVKTGQLTPDEAAVHPRRNVITRALGTEADVDVDLSYVQWKPGDMLLLCSDGLSNLVPEEELTRTVRGEGTLGEKVDRLVEYALNAGGDDNITVVLIANVP